The proteins below come from a single Sorghum bicolor cultivar BTx623 chromosome 4, Sorghum_bicolor_NCBIv3, whole genome shotgun sequence genomic window:
- the LOC8082893 gene encoding transcription factor TGAL9 isoform X3, with protein sequence MGDRTWQQPHEQPQAYPDAGTMVQASSSSVHGSIIKEPGGGYDMAEFDQALFLYLNSQDQASVIQDQPQTLNIFPSQPMHVVEPAPKQGGSMGTNNTASNAAAVAGSSSKQQQQPPPPPPPPNKDGGKPAAVKREGSGGGAAMGSGTPSTSNNRQEGRPRTSDAKTLRRLAQNREAARKSRLRKKAYIQNLETSRIRLTQLEQDLHYRSRTQGAVFGGGALSGCSGGLSPEAAWFDMEHARWQEEHGKMMRHLRAALEAEHAASAASTSTAAEAQLLRQLVDAAAAHHGVLAELKAVAARADAFHLVSGAWASAAERCFLWIGGFRPSELIKIAARHAEPLTEQQAMGVCGVQQWARDAEAALDHELQAMHRSVSEAVSSDAAALLCPYSDVPGFMATMSLAISKLASLEAFVRQADALRLQALHRLPQILTARQSARCFLAIADYSHRLRALSELWHTRPGQDPAASNLAAGPSSQRPPYQSRDGLL encoded by the exons ATGGGGGATAGGACATGGCAGCAACCACATGAGCAGCCTCAAGCTTACCCAGACGCAGGGACGATGGTCCAAGCTTCATCCTCCTCCGTCCATGGCAGCATCAT AAAGGAACCTGGAGGCGGATATGACATGGCCGAATTCGATCAAGCGCTCTTCCTCTATCTTAACAGCCAGGATCAAGCATCAGTTATTCAAGATCAACCTC AAACTCTCAACATCTTCCCTTCTCAGCCAATGCACGTCGTCGAGCCTGCACCAAAG CAGGGAGGATCCATGGGAACTAACAACACGGCATcgaacgccgccgccgtcgctggCTCGTCgtccaagcagcagcagcagccgccgccgccgccgccaccgccaaaTAAGGACGGCGGCAAGCCGGCCGCCGTCAAG agagaagggagcggcggcggcgccgccatggGAAGCGGGACGCCATCGACGTCGAATAATCGACAGGAGGGCCGCCCCAGGACTTCAGACGCCAAGACGCTAAGAAGGCTCGCGCAGAACAGGGAGGCCGCCAGGAAAAGCAGGCTCAGAAAGAAG GCTTACATTCAGAACCTAGAGACAAGCAGGATTAGGCTGACCCAGCTGGAGCAAGACTTACACTACAGATCCAGAACTCAG GGAGCAGTGTTCGGTGGTGGAGCTCTTTCTGGTTGCAGTGGCGGACTAAGCCCAG AGGCGGCATGGTTCGACATGGAGCACGCGAGGTGGCAGGAGGAGCACGGCAAGATGATGCGCCACCTGCGGGCGGCGCTGGAGGCGGAGcacgcggcgtcggcggcgtcgACGTCTACGGCGGCGGAGGCACAGCTCCTCCGGCAGCTGGTGGACGCGGCCGCGGCGCACCACGGCGTGCTGGCGGAGCTGAAGGCCGTGGCGGCGAGGGCCGACGCGTTCCACCTCGTGTCCGGCGCGTGGGCGTCCGCCGCCGAGCGCTGCTTCCTCTGGATCGGCGGCTTCCGCCCTTCAGAGCTCATCAAG ATAGCGGCCCGGCACGCGGAGCCCCTGACGGAGCAGCAGGCGATGGGCGTCTGCGGCGTGCAGCAGTGGGCGAGGGACGCGGAGGCGGCGCTGGACCACGAGCTGCAGGCGATGCACCGCTCCGTCTCGGAGGCCGTCTCCtccgacgcggcggcgctgctctgcCCCTACTCCGACGTGCCCGGCTTCATGGCCACCATGTCCCTCGCCATCAGCAAGCTCGCCTCCCTCGAAGCCTTCGTCAGACAA gcGGACGCGCTTAGGCTGCAGGCGCTGCACCGGCTGCCGCAGATCCTGACGGCGCGGCAGTCGGCGCGGTGCTTCCTCGCCATCGCCGACTACTCCCACCGCCTCCGTGCGCTCAGCGAACTCTGGCACACCCGGCCAGGCCAAGATCCAGCGGCGAGCAACCTGGCGGCCGGGCCCAGCAGCCAGAGACCGCCCTACCAAAGTAGGGACGGTTTACTATAG
- the LOC8082893 gene encoding transcription factor TGAL9 isoform X1, producing MGDRTWQQPHEQPQAYPDAGTMVQASSSSVHGSIIRKEPGGGYDMAEFDQALFLYLNSQDQASVIQDQPQTLNIFPSQPMHVVEPAPKQGGSMGTNNTASNAAAVAGSSSKQQQQPPPPPPPPNKDGGKPAAVKREGSGGGAAMGSGTPSTSNNRQEGRPRTSDAKTLRRLAQNREAARKSRLRKKAYIQNLETSRIRLTQLEQDLHYRSRTQGAVFGGGALSGCSGGLSPEAAWFDMEHARWQEEHGKMMRHLRAALEAEHAASAASTSTAAEAQLLRQLVDAAAAHHGVLAELKAVAARADAFHLVSGAWASAAERCFLWIGGFRPSELIKIAARHAEPLTEQQAMGVCGVQQWARDAEAALDHELQAMHRSVSEAVSSDAAALLCPYSDVPGFMATMSLAISKLASLEAFVRQADALRLQALHRLPQILTARQSARCFLAIADYSHRLRALSELWHTRPGQDPAASNLAAGPSSQRPPYQSRDGLL from the exons ATGGGGGATAGGACATGGCAGCAACCACATGAGCAGCCTCAAGCTTACCCAGACGCAGGGACGATGGTCCAAGCTTCATCCTCCTCCGTCCATGGCAGCATCAT CAGAAAGGAACCTGGAGGCGGATATGACATGGCCGAATTCGATCAAGCGCTCTTCCTCTATCTTAACAGCCAGGATCAAGCATCAGTTATTCAAGATCAACCTC AAACTCTCAACATCTTCCCTTCTCAGCCAATGCACGTCGTCGAGCCTGCACCAAAG CAGGGAGGATCCATGGGAACTAACAACACGGCATcgaacgccgccgccgtcgctggCTCGTCgtccaagcagcagcagcagccgccgccgccgccgccaccgccaaaTAAGGACGGCGGCAAGCCGGCCGCCGTCAAG agagaagggagcggcggcggcgccgccatggGAAGCGGGACGCCATCGACGTCGAATAATCGACAGGAGGGCCGCCCCAGGACTTCAGACGCCAAGACGCTAAGAAGGCTCGCGCAGAACAGGGAGGCCGCCAGGAAAAGCAGGCTCAGAAAGAAG GCTTACATTCAGAACCTAGAGACAAGCAGGATTAGGCTGACCCAGCTGGAGCAAGACTTACACTACAGATCCAGAACTCAG GGAGCAGTGTTCGGTGGTGGAGCTCTTTCTGGTTGCAGTGGCGGACTAAGCCCAG AGGCGGCATGGTTCGACATGGAGCACGCGAGGTGGCAGGAGGAGCACGGCAAGATGATGCGCCACCTGCGGGCGGCGCTGGAGGCGGAGcacgcggcgtcggcggcgtcgACGTCTACGGCGGCGGAGGCACAGCTCCTCCGGCAGCTGGTGGACGCGGCCGCGGCGCACCACGGCGTGCTGGCGGAGCTGAAGGCCGTGGCGGCGAGGGCCGACGCGTTCCACCTCGTGTCCGGCGCGTGGGCGTCCGCCGCCGAGCGCTGCTTCCTCTGGATCGGCGGCTTCCGCCCTTCAGAGCTCATCAAG ATAGCGGCCCGGCACGCGGAGCCCCTGACGGAGCAGCAGGCGATGGGCGTCTGCGGCGTGCAGCAGTGGGCGAGGGACGCGGAGGCGGCGCTGGACCACGAGCTGCAGGCGATGCACCGCTCCGTCTCGGAGGCCGTCTCCtccgacgcggcggcgctgctctgcCCCTACTCCGACGTGCCCGGCTTCATGGCCACCATGTCCCTCGCCATCAGCAAGCTCGCCTCCCTCGAAGCCTTCGTCAGACAA gcGGACGCGCTTAGGCTGCAGGCGCTGCACCGGCTGCCGCAGATCCTGACGGCGCGGCAGTCGGCGCGGTGCTTCCTCGCCATCGCCGACTACTCCCACCGCCTCCGTGCGCTCAGCGAACTCTGGCACACCCGGCCAGGCCAAGATCCAGCGGCGAGCAACCTGGCGGCCGGGCCCAGCAGCCAGAGACCGCCCTACCAAAGTAGGGACGGTTTACTATAG
- the LOC8082893 gene encoding transcription factor TGAL9 isoform X2 — MGDRTWQQPHEQPQAYPDAGTMVQASSSSVHGSIIRKEPGGGYDMAEFDQALFLYLNSQDQASVIQDQPQTLNIFPSQPMHVVEPAPKGGSMGTNNTASNAAAVAGSSSKQQQQPPPPPPPPNKDGGKPAAVKREGSGGGAAMGSGTPSTSNNRQEGRPRTSDAKTLRRLAQNREAARKSRLRKKAYIQNLETSRIRLTQLEQDLHYRSRTQGAVFGGGALSGCSGGLSPEAAWFDMEHARWQEEHGKMMRHLRAALEAEHAASAASTSTAAEAQLLRQLVDAAAAHHGVLAELKAVAARADAFHLVSGAWASAAERCFLWIGGFRPSELIKIAARHAEPLTEQQAMGVCGVQQWARDAEAALDHELQAMHRSVSEAVSSDAAALLCPYSDVPGFMATMSLAISKLASLEAFVRQADALRLQALHRLPQILTARQSARCFLAIADYSHRLRALSELWHTRPGQDPAASNLAAGPSSQRPPYQSRDGLL; from the exons ATGGGGGATAGGACATGGCAGCAACCACATGAGCAGCCTCAAGCTTACCCAGACGCAGGGACGATGGTCCAAGCTTCATCCTCCTCCGTCCATGGCAGCATCAT CAGAAAGGAACCTGGAGGCGGATATGACATGGCCGAATTCGATCAAGCGCTCTTCCTCTATCTTAACAGCCAGGATCAAGCATCAGTTATTCAAGATCAACCTC AAACTCTCAACATCTTCCCTTCTCAGCCAATGCACGTCGTCGAGCCTGCACCAAAG GGAGGATCCATGGGAACTAACAACACGGCATcgaacgccgccgccgtcgctggCTCGTCgtccaagcagcagcagcagccgccgccgccgccgccaccgccaaaTAAGGACGGCGGCAAGCCGGCCGCCGTCAAG agagaagggagcggcggcggcgccgccatggGAAGCGGGACGCCATCGACGTCGAATAATCGACAGGAGGGCCGCCCCAGGACTTCAGACGCCAAGACGCTAAGAAGGCTCGCGCAGAACAGGGAGGCCGCCAGGAAAAGCAGGCTCAGAAAGAAG GCTTACATTCAGAACCTAGAGACAAGCAGGATTAGGCTGACCCAGCTGGAGCAAGACTTACACTACAGATCCAGAACTCAG GGAGCAGTGTTCGGTGGTGGAGCTCTTTCTGGTTGCAGTGGCGGACTAAGCCCAG AGGCGGCATGGTTCGACATGGAGCACGCGAGGTGGCAGGAGGAGCACGGCAAGATGATGCGCCACCTGCGGGCGGCGCTGGAGGCGGAGcacgcggcgtcggcggcgtcgACGTCTACGGCGGCGGAGGCACAGCTCCTCCGGCAGCTGGTGGACGCGGCCGCGGCGCACCACGGCGTGCTGGCGGAGCTGAAGGCCGTGGCGGCGAGGGCCGACGCGTTCCACCTCGTGTCCGGCGCGTGGGCGTCCGCCGCCGAGCGCTGCTTCCTCTGGATCGGCGGCTTCCGCCCTTCAGAGCTCATCAAG ATAGCGGCCCGGCACGCGGAGCCCCTGACGGAGCAGCAGGCGATGGGCGTCTGCGGCGTGCAGCAGTGGGCGAGGGACGCGGAGGCGGCGCTGGACCACGAGCTGCAGGCGATGCACCGCTCCGTCTCGGAGGCCGTCTCCtccgacgcggcggcgctgctctgcCCCTACTCCGACGTGCCCGGCTTCATGGCCACCATGTCCCTCGCCATCAGCAAGCTCGCCTCCCTCGAAGCCTTCGTCAGACAA gcGGACGCGCTTAGGCTGCAGGCGCTGCACCGGCTGCCGCAGATCCTGACGGCGCGGCAGTCGGCGCGGTGCTTCCTCGCCATCGCCGACTACTCCCACCGCCTCCGTGCGCTCAGCGAACTCTGGCACACCCGGCCAGGCCAAGATCCAGCGGCGAGCAACCTGGCGGCCGGGCCCAGCAGCCAGAGACCGCCCTACCAAAGTAGGGACGGTTTACTATAG